A single Gasterosteus aculeatus chromosome 2, fGasAcu3.hap1.1, whole genome shotgun sequence DNA region contains:
- the sema3bl gene encoding sema domain, immunoglobulin domain (Ig), short basic domain, secreted, (semaphorin) 3bl isoform X1 encodes MEGFTPFFNMILVALLAATGSSNKLNVPRLRISHKDLLSTNRSSIFSGHRDQLSLTAVFLDEYRDRLFLGGKDILYSLMLGPVSTESKELHWPPLPGNREDCIQTGKDPQTECANFVRLLQPYNRTHILACGTGAFQPMCAFVYVGHRGEHVFTIDPTNVENGRGKVPHDPSLPFASTFSGGELYTGLTADFLGRDSVIFRSMGGRSTMRTETDHKLLHDPKFIAAHLVPDNDDRDNDKVYFFFTEKATEPGDREGAMHTRVGRVCANDVGGQRVLVNKWSTFIKARLVCSVPGPHGIDTHFNQLEDVFLLRTKDERNPDVYAIFSTISNVFQGFAVCVYRMADIREAFNGPFAHKEGPDYQWGAYEGRVPYPRPGVCPSKITNQPGREFGSTKDFPDAVLQFARSHPLMWRPVFPALRQPVLVKANIPYKLKQIVVDRVEAEDGQYDVMFIGTDVGTVLKVIALHSGNSLDTEEVTLEELQVFKVPTPITSMDISVKRQALYVGSPAGVAQLKLHRCETYGKACAECCLARDPYCAWDGSLCARYTPNSKRRYRRQDIRHGNPALQCVDQNLSEDIDVTEDRVVYGTENNSTFLECVPRSPQATVTWLIQREDRREEVKLDERVMSTEQGLLFRRLSRQDEGTYVCRSREHGFTQTLARLSLEVLQGDTVDELMARDGTGLSDSSFKDRSAGGFRAWMPCSAFSRGGSPGQIGQSRTWFKDIMQLIGSSNLPHVEEYCERMWCNDKLRRKHKSMSEKYRQAQESARKARSRSSGERNRTPRDVSAWEE; translated from the exons ACCTGCTGTCCACCAACAGGTCGTCCATCTTCAGCGGGCATCGCGACCAGCTGTCTCTCACCGCCGTCTTCCTGGACGAGTACCGTGACCGTCTCTTCCTGGGAGGAAAAGACATCCTCTACTCTCTCATGCTGGGACCTGTCAGCACCGAGTCCAAAGAG CTCCACTGGCCTCCGTTACCTGGCAACAGAGAGGACTGCATCCAAACGGGGAAGGATCCACAG aCGGAGTGTGCCAACTTTGTCCGTCTCCTGCAGCCCTACAACCGCACCCACATACTGGCCTGTGGCACCGGAGCCTTCCAGCCCATGTGTGCCTTCGTCTACGTGGGGCACAGAGGAGAG CATGTGTTCACCATAGATCCTACAAATGTGGAGAACGGAAGAGGCAAAGTGCCACATGACCCCAGCCTCCCATTCGCTAGCACCTTCAGTG GTGGGGAGCTGTATACAGGACTGACGGCGGATTTCCTGGGGAGGGACTCTGTGATCTTCAGGAGCATGGGAGGCCGCTCCACCATGAGAACAGAGACGGACCACAAACTTCTACATG ACCCAAAGTTCATTGCCGCCCACCTCGTCCCAGACAACGACGACAGAGACAACGACAAAGTGTACTTCTTCTTCACGGAGAAGGCCACGGAGCCCGGGGACCGGGAGGGGGCCATGCACACACGCGTCGGACGAGTCTGCGCG AATGATGTCGGAGGCCAGAGAGTTCTGGTGAACAAATGGAGCACGTTCATCAAGGCCAGGCTGGTCTGCTCTGTACCCGGACCTCACGGCATCGACACGCACTTCAACCAACTCG AGGATGTTTTCCTGCTGAGGACCAAGGACGAGAGGAACCCAGACGTCTATGCAATCTTCAGCACCATCAG TAATGTGTTCCAGGGTTTTGCCGTGTGCGTTTACCGCATGGCTGACATCAGAGAAGCCTTCAACGGACCCTTCGCTCACAAGGAGGGCCCCGACTACCAGTGGGGGGCCTACGAGGGCAGGGTCCCCTATCCGAGACCAGGCGTG TGCCCGAGTAAAATCACCAACCAGCCGGGCAGAGAGTTCGGCAGCACGAAGGACTTCCCCGACGCAGTGCTGCAGTTCGCCCGCAGCCACCCGCTGATGTGGCGGCCGGTGTTTCCCGCTCTGCGCCAGCCTGTGCTGGTCAAGGCGAACATTCCTTACAAGCTGAAACAAATCGTGGTGGACCGGGTGGAGGCCGAGGACGGGCAGTATGACGTCATGTTCATCGGCACAG atgtTGGCACAGTATTGAAGGTCATAGCCTTGCACAGTGGAAACAGCCTGGACACAGAGGAGGTCACGCTGGAGGAGCTACAAGTCTTCAAA GTCCCAACTCCAATCACCTCGATGGACATATCTGTAAAAAGG CAAGCGCTGTACGTGGGCTCTCCGGCCGGCGTGGCGCAGCTTAAGCTGCATCGCTGTGAGACTTATGGGAAAGCCTGCGCCGAGTGCTGCCTGGCCCGAGACCCGTACTGCGCCTGGGACGGGTCACTGTGCGCCAGGTACACGCCCAACAGCAAGCGCCGCTACCGCAGACAGGACATCAGGCACGGAAACCCCGCGCTGCAGTGTGTGGATCAGAATCTGAGCG AAGACATCGATGTGACAGAAGACAGGGTGGTGTATGGGACCGAGAACAACAGCACCTTCCTGGAGTGTGTCCCTCGCTCGCCACAAGCTACGGTTACCTGGCTCATCCAACGAGAGGACCGCAGGGAGGAG GTGAAGCTGGACGAACGCGTGATGTCCACGGAGCAAGGCCTCCTGTTCCGTCGACTCTCCCGCCAGGACGAAGGCACGTACGTCTGCCGCTCTCGAGAGCACGGCTTCACACAGACGCTGGCCCGCCTCAGCCTGGAAGTCCTCCAGGGGGACACTGTGGACGAGCTCATGGCCCGCGACGGCACCGGCCTCTCCGATTCGTCCTTCAAGGACCGGTCCGCGGGGGGCTTCAGAGCCTGGATGCCCTGCAGCGCGTTCAGCAGGGGCGGCTCGCCGGGCCAAATCGGCCAATCGCGGACCTGGTTCAAGGACATCATGCAGCTGATTGGGTCGTCGAACCTGCCGCACGTGGAGGAGTACTGCGAGAGGATGTGGTGCAACGACAAgctgaggaggaaacacaagAGCATGTCGGAGAAATACCGCCAAGCGCAGGAGAGCGCCAGGAAGGCACGAAGCAGGAGCTCCGGCGAACGCAACCGGACGCCGAGAGATGTCAGCGCGTGGGAGGAGTAA
- the sema3bl gene encoding sema domain, immunoglobulin domain (Ig), short basic domain, secreted, (semaphorin) 3bl isoform X2, giving the protein MEGFTPFFNMILVALLAATGSSNKLNVPRLRISHKDLLSTNRSSIFSGHRDQLSLTAVFLDEYRDRLFLGGKDILYSLMLGPVSTESKELHWPPLPGNREDCIQTGKDPQTECANFVRLLQPYNRTHILACGTGAFQPMCAFVYVGHRGEHVFTIDPTNVENGRGKVPHDPSLPFASTFSGGELYTGLTADFLGRDSVIFRSMGGRSTMRTETDHKLLHDPKFIAAHLVPDNDDRDNDKVYFFFTEKATEPGDREGAMHTRVGRVCANDVGGQRVLVNKWSTFIKARLVCSVPGPHGIDTHFNQLEDVFLLRTKDERNPDVYAIFSTISNVFQGFAVCVYRMADIREAFNGPFAHKEGPDYQWGAYEGRVPYPRPGVCPSKITNQPGREFGSTKDFPDAVLQFARSHPLMWRPVFPALRQPVLVKANIPYKLKQIVVDRVEAEDGQYDVMFIGTDVGTVLKVIALHSGNSLDTEEVTLEELQVFKVPTPITSMDISVKRQALYVGSPAGVAQLKLHRCETYGKACAECCLARDPYCAWDGSLCARYTPNSKRRYRRQDIRHGNPALQCVDQNLSDIDVTEDRVVYGTENNSTFLECVPRSPQATVTWLIQREDRREEVKLDERVMSTEQGLLFRRLSRQDEGTYVCRSREHGFTQTLARLSLEVLQGDTVDELMARDGTGLSDSSFKDRSAGGFRAWMPCSAFSRGGSPGQIGQSRTWFKDIMQLIGSSNLPHVEEYCERMWCNDKLRRKHKSMSEKYRQAQESARKARSRSSGERNRTPRDVSAWEE; this is encoded by the exons ACCTGCTGTCCACCAACAGGTCGTCCATCTTCAGCGGGCATCGCGACCAGCTGTCTCTCACCGCCGTCTTCCTGGACGAGTACCGTGACCGTCTCTTCCTGGGAGGAAAAGACATCCTCTACTCTCTCATGCTGGGACCTGTCAGCACCGAGTCCAAAGAG CTCCACTGGCCTCCGTTACCTGGCAACAGAGAGGACTGCATCCAAACGGGGAAGGATCCACAG aCGGAGTGTGCCAACTTTGTCCGTCTCCTGCAGCCCTACAACCGCACCCACATACTGGCCTGTGGCACCGGAGCCTTCCAGCCCATGTGTGCCTTCGTCTACGTGGGGCACAGAGGAGAG CATGTGTTCACCATAGATCCTACAAATGTGGAGAACGGAAGAGGCAAAGTGCCACATGACCCCAGCCTCCCATTCGCTAGCACCTTCAGTG GTGGGGAGCTGTATACAGGACTGACGGCGGATTTCCTGGGGAGGGACTCTGTGATCTTCAGGAGCATGGGAGGCCGCTCCACCATGAGAACAGAGACGGACCACAAACTTCTACATG ACCCAAAGTTCATTGCCGCCCACCTCGTCCCAGACAACGACGACAGAGACAACGACAAAGTGTACTTCTTCTTCACGGAGAAGGCCACGGAGCCCGGGGACCGGGAGGGGGCCATGCACACACGCGTCGGACGAGTCTGCGCG AATGATGTCGGAGGCCAGAGAGTTCTGGTGAACAAATGGAGCACGTTCATCAAGGCCAGGCTGGTCTGCTCTGTACCCGGACCTCACGGCATCGACACGCACTTCAACCAACTCG AGGATGTTTTCCTGCTGAGGACCAAGGACGAGAGGAACCCAGACGTCTATGCAATCTTCAGCACCATCAG TAATGTGTTCCAGGGTTTTGCCGTGTGCGTTTACCGCATGGCTGACATCAGAGAAGCCTTCAACGGACCCTTCGCTCACAAGGAGGGCCCCGACTACCAGTGGGGGGCCTACGAGGGCAGGGTCCCCTATCCGAGACCAGGCGTG TGCCCGAGTAAAATCACCAACCAGCCGGGCAGAGAGTTCGGCAGCACGAAGGACTTCCCCGACGCAGTGCTGCAGTTCGCCCGCAGCCACCCGCTGATGTGGCGGCCGGTGTTTCCCGCTCTGCGCCAGCCTGTGCTGGTCAAGGCGAACATTCCTTACAAGCTGAAACAAATCGTGGTGGACCGGGTGGAGGCCGAGGACGGGCAGTATGACGTCATGTTCATCGGCACAG atgtTGGCACAGTATTGAAGGTCATAGCCTTGCACAGTGGAAACAGCCTGGACACAGAGGAGGTCACGCTGGAGGAGCTACAAGTCTTCAAA GTCCCAACTCCAATCACCTCGATGGACATATCTGTAAAAAGG CAAGCGCTGTACGTGGGCTCTCCGGCCGGCGTGGCGCAGCTTAAGCTGCATCGCTGTGAGACTTATGGGAAAGCCTGCGCCGAGTGCTGCCTGGCCCGAGACCCGTACTGCGCCTGGGACGGGTCACTGTGCGCCAGGTACACGCCCAACAGCAAGCGCCGCTACCGCAGACAGGACATCAGGCACGGAAACCCCGCGCTGCAGTGTGTGGATCAGAATCTGAGCG ACATCGATGTGACAGAAGACAGGGTGGTGTATGGGACCGAGAACAACAGCACCTTCCTGGAGTGTGTCCCTCGCTCGCCACAAGCTACGGTTACCTGGCTCATCCAACGAGAGGACCGCAGGGAGGAG GTGAAGCTGGACGAACGCGTGATGTCCACGGAGCAAGGCCTCCTGTTCCGTCGACTCTCCCGCCAGGACGAAGGCACGTACGTCTGCCGCTCTCGAGAGCACGGCTTCACACAGACGCTGGCCCGCCTCAGCCTGGAAGTCCTCCAGGGGGACACTGTGGACGAGCTCATGGCCCGCGACGGCACCGGCCTCTCCGATTCGTCCTTCAAGGACCGGTCCGCGGGGGGCTTCAGAGCCTGGATGCCCTGCAGCGCGTTCAGCAGGGGCGGCTCGCCGGGCCAAATCGGCCAATCGCGGACCTGGTTCAAGGACATCATGCAGCTGATTGGGTCGTCGAACCTGCCGCACGTGGAGGAGTACTGCGAGAGGATGTGGTGCAACGACAAgctgaggaggaaacacaagAGCATGTCGGAGAAATACCGCCAAGCGCAGGAGAGCGCCAGGAAGGCACGAAGCAGGAGCTCCGGCGAACGCAACCGGACGCCGAGAGATGTCAGCGCGTGGGAGGAGTAA